The following coding sequences are from one Merismopedia glauca CCAP 1448/3 window:
- a CDS encoding MBL fold metallo-hydrolase gives MAHLDQKRSENITGDFYVDSTCIDCDTCRWVAPQVFSRMGEQSAVYHQPETDTERLTALQALLSCPTASIGTVDKPKDIKLAQSSLPILLEDNVYYCGYHSEKSFGGASYLIVRPEGNVLVDSPRFTPSIVKQIEALGGLKYMYLTHRDDVADHRKYREHFGCDRILHQDDISNDTIDVEIQLSGTEPIQLDWDLLIIPVPGHSKGHTVLLSQNKFLFAGDHLAWSDSLQQLIAFRRYCWYSWTELVKSMHHLATYSFEWVLPGHGRRYHADRKTMQQKIQECLAWMEAN, from the coding sequence ATGGCTCACCTCGATCAAAAACGCTCAGAAAACATAACTGGTGACTTTTATGTAGACTCTACTTGTATCGATTGCGATACTTGTAGATGGGTAGCACCTCAAGTATTTTCTAGAATGGGAGAACAATCAGCAGTTTATCATCAACCGGAAACAGATACAGAAAGGTTAACTGCATTGCAAGCCTTATTATCTTGTCCCACAGCTTCGATTGGAACTGTAGATAAACCCAAAGATATTAAATTGGCTCAATCAAGCTTGCCGATTTTATTAGAAGATAACGTTTATTATTGCGGTTATCATTCCGAAAAATCTTTTGGTGGTGCAAGTTATTTAATTGTTCGTCCCGAAGGAAACGTGTTAGTTGATTCGCCTAGATTTACCCCATCAATTGTCAAACAAATAGAAGCTTTGGGTGGACTAAAATATATGTATCTTACTCATAGAGACGATGTAGCAGATCATCGAAAATATCGAGAACATTTTGGATGTGATCGCATCTTACATCAAGACGATATCTCTAACGATACCATTGATGTCGAAATTCAACTTTCGGGAACCGAACCAATTCAATTAGATTGGGATTTATTAATTATTCCAGTGCCAGGTCATAGTAAAGGTCATACTGTATTACTATCGCAAAACAAATTCTTATTTGCTGGAGATCATTTAGCTTGGTCAGATTCGCTACAACAACTAATCGCCTTCCGCAGATATTGTTGGTATTCTTGGACAGAATTAGTCAAATCGATGCATCATTTAGCTACCTATTCTTTTGAATGGGTACTGCCAGGACACGGACGCAGATATCATGCTGATAGAAAAACGATGCAACAAAAAATACAAGAATGTTTAGCCTGGATGGAAGCGAATTAA
- a CDS encoding BlaI/MecI/CopY family transcriptional regulator, which produces MAPLPRYRPKQISLGPLEAEILEIIWEIRVATVKDIHDRILADPDRELAYASVTTVLRRLTQKGWLTCNKNNRAFYWEPLLSKSEAQAIQAYEQLHKFLAISNPDIVAAFADSLDTASLQQIAAIASKIEAVRRQREEQK; this is translated from the coding sequence ATGGCTCCATTGCCTCGATATCGTCCCAAACAAATTTCCCTAGGTCCATTAGAAGCAGAAATCTTAGAGATTATCTGGGAAATACGAGTAGCTACGGTTAAAGACATACACGATCGCATATTAGCCGATCCAGATCGAGAATTGGCATATGCCTCAGTCACAACAGTGTTACGCCGCTTGACTCAGAAAGGGTGGTTAACTTGTAATAAAAATAACCGCGCGTTCTATTGGGAACCGTTATTATCGAAGTCAGAAGCCCAAGCCATTCAAGCTTACGAGCAGTTACACAAATTCCTGGCAATTAGTAACCCAGATATAGTAGCTGCCTTCGCCGATAGTCTTGACACTGCTAGCCTCCAACAAATAGCAGCGATCGCCTCCAAAATTGAAGCAGTACGTCGCCAACGTGAGGAGCAAAAGTAA
- a CDS encoding thylakoid membrane photosystem I accumulation factor — MSNLFVDVSQRFINRALVALLTICTCIFLLGIPPAYASLTDDRFDGNVFALYGGNSSLVNPKFNITQSLERHKPVIIVLYVEDSRDSKAFASTISQIQSFYANELTFITYNVDAIIPGVKVTPENPGYYYQGVVPQTIILDGDGKVTLNAKGVIPFEKIDDNLREVFNLLPRAESVKLKRRQLNEVNTELIPVKTK; from the coding sequence ATGTCCAACTTATTTGTAGATGTATCTCAAAGGTTTATTAATCGTGCTTTAGTCGCATTATTAACCATTTGTACCTGTATTTTCCTGTTGGGAATTCCCCCAGCTTATGCTAGCCTCACAGACGATCGCTTTGATGGTAATGTATTTGCTCTATATGGTGGTAACAGTTCCTTAGTCAATCCTAAATTCAACATCACGCAATCTTTAGAACGCCATAAACCTGTAATTATAGTTTTATATGTAGAAGATAGTCGAGATTCTAAAGCTTTTGCCAGTACAATCTCCCAAATCCAATCTTTTTACGCTAACGAACTCACTTTTATTACCTATAATGTGGATGCTATTATTCCTGGCGTTAAGGTAACACCAGAAAATCCTGGGTACTATTATCAAGGTGTAGTACCTCAAACCATCATTTTAGATGGAGATGGCAAAGTAACATTGAATGCTAAGGGAGTCATCCCTTTTGAAAAAATAGATGATAATTTGCGAGAAGTATTCAACCTGTTACCCCGCGCTGAATCAGTCAAGTTAAAACGCAGACAACTCAACGAAGTTAATACAGAGTTAATCCCAGTCAAAACCAAGTAG
- the bchM gene encoding magnesium protoporphyrin IX methyltransferase, with amino-acid sequence MNVIEDKIVVKDYFNSIGFDRWRRIYGDGEVNKVQLDIRTGHQQTVDKVIAWLEDDGNLSEISICDAGCGVGSLSIPLAASGATVSASDISEKMISEAKERAQEVLGSDSQVTFNVQDLETLGSKYHSVICLDVLIHYPQDKAAEMISHLCSLAENRIILSFAPNTPALSILKKVGSFFPGASKATRAYLHKEADVVRILADNGFKVQRQDMIRTSFYFSRLLEATR; translated from the coding sequence ATGAACGTGATAGAAGATAAAATTGTAGTTAAAGACTATTTCAATTCCATTGGATTTGACCGTTGGCGGCGAATTTATGGAGATGGAGAGGTTAATAAAGTTCAGCTAGATATTCGCACTGGACATCAACAAACTGTCGATAAGGTCATTGCTTGGTTAGAAGATGATGGTAATCTCTCAGAAATTTCGATTTGCGATGCAGGTTGCGGAGTTGGGAGTTTAAGCATTCCCCTAGCTGCATCTGGTGCTACTGTCAGCGCTAGCGACATCTCTGAAAAAATGATATCAGAAGCTAAAGAAAGAGCGCAAGAGGTATTAGGTTCTGATTCTCAAGTCACTTTCAATGTCCAAGATTTAGAAACTTTAGGTAGTAAATACCACAGTGTGATTTGTCTAGATGTGTTAATCCATTATCCCCAAGATAAAGCCGCAGAGATGATTTCCCACCTGTGTAGTTTAGCCGAAAATCGAATTATTCTCAGCTTCGCGCCTAATACTCCAGCTTTATCGATTTTGAAAAAGGTTGGTAGCTTTTTTCCAGGTGCGAGTAAAGCAACTCGCGCTTACCTGCATAAGGAAGCAGATGTAGTCAGAATTTTGGCAGATAACGGCTTTAAAGTACAACGTCAAGATATGATTCGTACCAGCTTTTATTTCTCCCGTCTTTTGGAAGCGACTCGTTAG
- a CDS encoding DUF1648 domain-containing protein, protein MSQRPVIATRQTLIATALDLVGIIGLIVSLVIAVSAWSGLPDIIPVHFGLDGRPNGWGNKSIFWMFPFLNIVVFLSFTVLRRYPHTFNYPVKITPQNAEFQYQIAIDLLNWLKTEFVWLFVYIEGEIIRSSKLNNSSLNIEWLLVFLCFIFVTVGVYLYQASRAR, encoded by the coding sequence ATGAGTCAGCGCCCTGTAATCGCGACTCGCCAGACTCTAATCGCTACAGCACTAGACCTAGTGGGAATTATTGGGTTAATAGTAAGTTTAGTCATTGCTGTATCGGCTTGGTCGGGATTACCAGATATTATTCCAGTTCATTTTGGGTTGGATGGACGACCTAATGGCTGGGGAAATAAATCAATCTTCTGGATGTTTCCGTTCCTAAATATAGTTGTTTTTTTGAGTTTTACTGTTCTCAGACGTTATCCTCATACTTTTAACTATCCAGTTAAAATAACACCCCAAAATGCAGAGTTTCAATATCAGATAGCTATCGATCTATTGAATTGGTTAAAAACTGAGTTTGTCTGGCTGTTTGTATATATAGAAGGGGAAATTATTCGCTCATCTAAGTTGAACAATTCTTCGTTAAACATAGAATGGTTGCTAGTATTTTTATGCTTCATATTTGTGACAGTCGGTGTTTACTTATATCAAGCTTCACGGGCACGTTAA
- a CDS encoding S8 family peptidase, translating into MKKLLLICLFVLGIGLAIFNFPGLANQGEFDSLIVDFQESLSPSQIQSEVQAISQKYGVSLQLNSEFSRGDNLYVVKGDSNLLKALKKSSLGKETEYIEPNYVYKALEVPNDPKYAEQWNLRSINIESAWEETKGDGVTVAVIDTGIAQVPDLKQTKFIAGYDFVNNRTDATDDNGHGTHVAGTVAQSTNNNYGTAGVAYQASLMPLKVLSQSGSGTVSDIAEAIKFAADNGADVINMSLGGGGESHLMQEAINYAHSKGVVIIAAAGNSGENSADYPARYPKVIGVVATDSTGDKAPYSNFGAGVDIAAPGGSTSGGSDRGGILQETIDYQTGQPIFASLQGTSMASPHVTGVAALVKASGIEEPDDVLKVLKESARVAPNDTLNQFGAGHLDASAAVKLAIKGQISFKDFFRWLRDNGYLSPRFWIDGGAVALLPKIGMVIGSYLLAWFLRNYFPIPWTWPLATGLVAGSSGLFFLRGIYIFDIPQWPFRVMGSSVPELGNIVQGSSILNPLFASVLIPLILIILLLGHSQGKWLAIGMSLGVASCLIVNAFVSPSVWGLGSGIVAQTFLVVNALLCVGLAYLAAKPGERVVIS; encoded by the coding sequence ATGAAAAAGCTCTTATTAATCTGCTTGTTTGTTTTGGGAATCGGATTGGCGATATTTAACTTTCCTGGATTGGCAAATCAAGGAGAGTTTGACTCTTTGATTGTGGATTTTCAAGAGAGTTTATCCCCCAGTCAGATTCAAAGCGAAGTCCAAGCTATATCTCAAAAGTATGGTGTCTCTTTGCAACTGAATAGCGAATTTTCTCGAGGAGATAATTTGTATGTGGTGAAAGGAGATAGTAATCTCCTTAAAGCTTTAAAAAAATCGTCTTTAGGTAAAGAAACTGAATATATTGAACCCAACTATGTTTATAAAGCCTTAGAAGTTCCCAACGATCCAAAGTACGCTGAACAGTGGAACCTGCGTAGCATCAATATTGAATCAGCTTGGGAAGAAACCAAAGGTGACGGGGTGACTGTAGCGGTGATTGATACTGGAATCGCTCAAGTTCCCGATCTAAAACAAACTAAATTCATCGCTGGATACGATTTTGTCAATAATCGCACCGATGCTACTGATGATAACGGACATGGCACTCACGTAGCGGGAACGGTAGCTCAATCTACCAATAACAATTATGGAACCGCAGGGGTGGCTTATCAAGCCAGCCTGATGCCTTTAAAAGTTCTGAGTCAAAGTGGTTCGGGTACAGTTAGCGATATCGCTGAAGCCATCAAATTTGCGGCTGACAATGGCGCAGATGTAATTAATATGAGTTTGGGTGGTGGTGGCGAAAGTCATTTGATGCAAGAAGCCATCAATTATGCTCATAGTAAAGGAGTCGTAATTATCGCTGCTGCTGGAAATTCTGGCGAAAATTCGGCTGATTACCCAGCTAGATACCCCAAAGTCATCGGGGTTGTAGCTACAGACTCTACAGGCGATAAAGCACCGTATTCCAACTTTGGTGCAGGTGTAGATATTGCTGCACCTGGAGGAAGTACGAGCGGGGGAAGCGATCGCGGTGGTATCTTACAAGAAACCATTGATTATCAAACTGGTCAACCCATCTTTGCTTCTCTTCAAGGAACCAGTATGGCATCTCCTCACGTTACTGGGGTAGCAGCCTTAGTCAAAGCTAGCGGAATTGAAGAACCAGATGACGTTCTCAAAGTCCTCAAAGAATCAGCTAGAGTTGCCCCCAATGATACCCTGAATCAGTTTGGTGCAGGACATCTAGATGCCTCAGCAGCAGTTAAACTAGCCATCAAAGGGCAAATCAGCTTCAAAGACTTTTTCCGGTGGTTGCGGGATAATGGTTACCTGAGTCCTCGTTTCTGGATTGACGGTGGTGCGGTTGCTTTACTACCCAAGATTGGGATGGTAATCGGTTCTTACCTCTTGGCTTGGTTTTTACGGAATTATTTCCCCATTCCCTGGACTTGGCCCTTGGCTACAGGTTTAGTCGCTGGCAGTTCTGGACTCTTTTTCTTACGAGGAATCTACATTTTTGACATTCCTCAATGGCCTTTCCGAGTTATGGGTAGTTCCGTTCCCGAACTAGGTAACATAGTACAAGGTAGCAGTATTCTCAACCCCCTCTTTGCTAGCGTATTGATTCCTCTAATCCTGATAATTTTGTTATTAGGACACTCTCAAGGAAAATGGCTAGCTATAGGCATGAGTTTGGGTGTCGCCTCTTGTTTAATCGTGAATGCCTTCGTTTCGCCCTCAGTTTGGGGATTGGGTTCGGGAATTGTGGCACAAACCTTTTTAGTCGTC
- the petJ gene encoding cytochrome c6 PetJ gives MKKLLWTAVILMTTMIFGLAQPVLAADLDNGGKLFANNCAACHAGGKNVVNPQKTLQKADLEKWEMYDAGKITTQVTNGKGAMPSFKGRLSDADIADVAAYVLAQADKGW, from the coding sequence GTGAAAAAGTTACTATGGACAGCAGTCATCCTGATGACTACAATGATATTTGGCTTGGCTCAACCAGTGTTAGCCGCAGATTTAGATAATGGTGGTAAATTATTCGCTAATAACTGCGCTGCCTGTCATGCTGGTGGTAAAAATGTAGTTAACCCTCAAAAAACTCTCCAAAAAGCAGATTTAGAGAAGTGGGAAATGTACGATGCTGGTAAAATTACTACCCAAGTAACCAATGGAAAAGGCGCAATGCCCAGCTTCAAAGGACGTTTATCAGATGCAGATATTGCTGATGTAGCTGCTTACGTTTTAGCCCAAGCAGACAAAGGTTGGTAA
- a CDS encoding M56 family metallopeptidase encodes MSKDLGNWSSKWPRSLFSFIFPPLLLLMTALAVLCMGTNGTMLGFEGSKIGYTFALGLWLWALYSLVRLAYQGKMACLELRNYSQATICDRPAHIINTDFPYSAQIGFWQPQLVVSTGLLKTLDSEHIEAVLAHEEVHKNEHHTFWFFWLGWLRTITAWLPHTEALWQELLFWRELRADEQAAQKVDPLLLAEALITVAQTTVKNTTIIETSFSCSFASQRLSERIEALLSPSNQPTKVNSSKWFNWLWILLVFLPWVTVPFHS; translated from the coding sequence GTGTCAAAAGATCTGGGCAATTGGTCAAGTAAATGGCCGCGATCGCTGTTTTCTTTCATTTTTCCGCCACTACTGCTGTTGATGACTGCCCTAGCTGTACTTTGCATGGGTACTAATGGTACAATGCTAGGGTTTGAAGGTAGTAAAATTGGCTATACTTTTGCCTTGGGGTTATGGCTTTGGGCACTATACTCTTTGGTAAGGCTGGCATATCAAGGAAAGATGGCTTGCCTAGAGTTACGCAATTATTCTCAAGCTACCATATGCGATCGCCCCGCCCACATCATCAACACCGATTTTCCCTACAGCGCTCAAATCGGCTTTTGGCAACCTCAATTAGTAGTTAGTACTGGATTACTTAAAACTCTCGATTCAGAGCATATAGAGGCAGTTCTAGCCCACGAAGAGGTACATAAAAACGAGCATCATACCTTTTGGTTTTTCTGGTTAGGCTGGTTACGCACCATCACAGCTTGGCTACCCCATACAGAAGCATTATGGCAAGAACTGCTTTTCTGGCGAGAACTCAGGGCTGATGAACAAGCTGCTCAAAAAGTAGATCCATTACTTTTAGCAGAAGCTTTAATTACAGTAGCTCAAACTACAGTCAAAAACACCACTATAATTGAGACATCTTTTAGCTGTAGCTTCGCCAGTCAACGTCTATCAGAAAGAATTGAAGCTTTATTATCTCCATCCAATCAACCTACTAAAGTTAACTCATCTAAGTGGTTCAATTGGCTGTGGATACTGTTAGTATTTCTCCCTTGGGTAACAGTTCCCTTTCATTCTTAA
- a CDS encoding cytochrome C, producing MWRINSRWKRIFYFCCSVLLCSFIIGWKTSLLLAQSASESNREPIGTVEAIAPEYQLGHQLYLENCASCHIGIPPAVLPTQSWLRILTNQQHYSVQLKPLIRPANGLVVNYLRQYSRNAVAQELIPTLLRDSRYFKALHPQVEFTQQIDTGGCISCHSQANRFDFRTLSETE from the coding sequence ATGTGGCGGATTAATAGTCGGTGGAAACGGATATTTTACTTTTGTTGCTCCGTGTTATTGTGCAGCTTTATCATAGGTTGGAAAACGTCATTGTTATTAGCTCAATCGGCTTCAGAGAGTAACAGAGAGCCAATTGGAACTGTAGAAGCGATCGCCCCAGAATATCAACTCGGACATCAGCTATATTTAGAGAATTGCGCTAGTTGCCATATTGGGATTCCCCCAGCAGTTTTACCAACTCAATCTTGGTTAAGAATATTAACTAATCAACAGCACTATAGCGTTCAATTAAAACCTTTAATTAGACCTGCAAATGGGCTGGTTGTCAACTATTTACGGCAATATTCACGAAATGCAGTAGCTCAAGAACTAATCCCCACCCTTCTGAGAGATTCTCGTTATTTCAAAGCCTTGCATCCCCAAGTAGAATTTACCCAACAAATTGATACAGGTGGTTGCATTAGCTGTCATTCTCAAGCCAATAGATTTGATTTCCGCACCCTCTCAGAAACTGAATAA